In the Clostridium sporogenes genome, one interval contains:
- the htpG gene encoding molecular chaperone HtpG: protein METKQFKAESKRLLDLMINSIYTHKEIFLRELISNASDAIDKIYYKTLTDDSLKFEKDDYYVKVISDKENRVLKISDTGIGMTKDELENNLGVIAKSGSLQFKKENEIKDGYDIIGQFGVGFYSAFLVSDDVTVISKAFGSDEAYKWNSKGAEGYTIEPCEKDSYGTEIILKIKDNTEEENYDEFLDEYTLKSIIKKYSDFIRYPIKMDLTKTKPKEDNKEEFEEYKEEETVNSMVPIWRKNKNELKKEDYENFYVEKHYGFDKPLKYIHTSVDGVVSYNAILFIPETTPYDFYTKEYEKGLELYSNGVLIMNKCGDLLPDYFGFVKGIVDSEDLSLNISREILQHDRQLKLIAKNIKTKIKNELGNLLKKDREKYEKFYESFGRQLKYGVYSDFGSNKDVLQDLLMFYSSKEKKMVTLDEYVSRMPEDQKYIYYAVGESNERIEKLPQMEGVLDKGYEVLFFTDDIDEFAIKMLMNYKEKEFKSVSSGDLGIEGEEKEDTSTSDDNENKELFEAMKEILSGKVKDVKASKRLKNHPVCLANEGELSIEMEKVLNAMPNNQNIKADKVLEININHDVFKALKDSYEADKDKLKLYTDLLYNQALLIEGLTINDPVEFTNNICKIMK, encoded by the coding sequence ATGGAAACTAAACAATTTAAAGCAGAATCTAAAAGACTTTTAGATCTTATGATTAATTCAATTTATACTCATAAGGAGATTTTTTTAAGAGAACTTATTTCTAATGCTAGTGATGCAATTGATAAAATTTATTACAAGACATTAACAGATGATTCTCTAAAATTTGAAAAGGATGATTATTATGTTAAAGTAATCTCTGATAAGGAAAATAGAGTATTAAAAATATCTGATACTGGTATTGGAATGACAAAGGATGAGCTTGAAAATAATCTTGGAGTTATAGCAAAAAGTGGCTCATTGCAATTTAAAAAGGAAAATGAAATAAAAGATGGATATGATATAATAGGCCAATTTGGTGTAGGGTTTTATTCAGCTTTTCTAGTATCCGATGATGTTACAGTTATAAGCAAAGCTTTTGGTAGTGATGAAGCTTATAAATGGAATTCAAAAGGAGCAGAGGGTTACACTATAGAACCTTGTGAAAAGGATAGTTATGGTACAGAAATTATACTTAAAATAAAGGATAATACAGAAGAAGAAAATTATGATGAATTTTTAGATGAATATACATTAAAGTCTATAATAAAGAAATACTCTGACTTCATTAGATATCCAATAAAAATGGATTTAACAAAGACAAAACCTAAAGAAGATAACAAAGAAGAATTTGAAGAATATAAAGAAGAAGAAACTGTAAATAGTATGGTTCCTATATGGAGAAAAAATAAAAATGAATTAAAGAAAGAGGATTATGAGAATTTTTATGTTGAAAAGCACTATGGTTTTGATAAACCACTAAAATACATTCATACTAGTGTTGATGGTGTAGTAAGCTATAATGCAATTTTATTTATTCCAGAAACAACACCTTATGATTTCTATACAAAAGAATATGAAAAAGGATTAGAGTTATATTCAAATGGTGTTTTAATTATGAATAAATGCGGGGATTTACTACCAGATTATTTTGGATTCGTTAAAGGAATAGTAGATTCTGAAGATTTATCTCTTAACATATCTAGAGAAATACTACAACATGATAGACAATTAAAGCTTATTGCTAAAAACATAAAAACTAAAATTAAAAATGAATTAGGAAACCTATTAAAAAAAGATAGAGAGAAATATGAAAAATTCTATGAATCTTTCGGAAGACAATTAAAATATGGTGTTTATAGTGACTTTGGAAGCAACAAAGATGTATTACAGGATTTATTAATGTTTTATTCTTCTAAAGAGAAAAAGATGGTCACTTTAGATGAATATGTTTCTAGAATGCCAGAGGATCAAAAATATATTTACTATGCTGTAGGAGAATCTAATGAAAGAATTGAAAAACTTCCACAAATGGAAGGAGTATTAGATAAAGGCTATGAAGTATTATTCTTTACAGATGATATAGATGAATTTGCTATTAAAATGCTTATGAACTACAAAGAAAAAGAATTCAAATCTGTATCAAGCGGTGATTTAGGTATAGAAGGGGAAGAAAAAGAAGACACATCTACTTCTGATGATAATGAAAACAAAGAATTATTTGAAGCTATGAAAGAAATTTTATCAGGAAAGGTTAAAGATGTTAAAGCCTCAAAAAGACTAAAAAATCATCCAGTATGCTTAGCAAATGAAGGTGAGCTTTCAATCGAAATGGAAAAAGTATTAAATGCTATGCCTAATAATCAAAATATAAAAGCAGATAAAGTTTTAGAAATAAATATAAATCATGATGTATTTAAGGCACTAAAAGATTCTTACGAAGCTGATAAAGATAAACTTAAGTTATATACAGATTTATTATATAACCAAGCCTTACTTATAGAAGGTTTAACAATAAATGATCCAGTAGAGTTTACAAATAATATTTGTAAAATAATGAAATAA
- a CDS encoding spore germination protein, with amino-acid sequence MENNLYNKFTNMQFTLILIGSMMGVGILSLPNDVIKIARQDGWISVLLGAIYPIYIIYIANYLSKHYPKENFLILSKKFLGNVLGNILNLIFISYFVLISSKVATDITNVLHIYMVNFLNRWTILIVMYVVIGYTIYGGIKTIGILNEIIFFSTIIIFFIPLVAIKNADISNILPVFNGGVLNIIKGVKETVFSYSQIEMILLIYPLLNDNTKVKKCGLISIIFIATVYTLFTITDILYLGIDTSLRFIWPIVTITESLRLPVINSFRYIFMSLWSLTMFKTICNGYFIAVHELSGLSKKINEKIIILLTIPLMVLISILYGNIVNSTKIFSKIMPIYVLFNIIFTSVITLFAWQKKRNTNSLQNL; translated from the coding sequence ATGGAGAATAATTTATATAATAAATTTACAAATATGCAATTTACTCTAATTTTAATAGGCTCTATGATGGGTGTAGGTATCTTAAGTTTACCAAATGACGTTATAAAAATTGCTAGACAAGATGGTTGGATATCTGTTTTATTGGGAGCTATTTATCCCATATATATAATATATATAGCCAATTACTTAAGCAAACATTATCCTAAAGAAAATTTCCTTATTTTAAGTAAAAAGTTTTTAGGTAATGTGCTAGGAAATATTTTAAATTTAATTTTTATTTCATATTTTGTACTTATATCTTCAAAAGTAGCCACAGATATAACTAATGTACTACATATTTATATGGTAAACTTTTTAAATAGGTGGACTATATTAATTGTTATGTATGTTGTTATAGGCTATACCATATATGGAGGTATTAAAACTATAGGAATATTAAATGAGATTATATTTTTTTCTACAATTATTATATTCTTCATACCATTGGTAGCAATAAAAAATGCAGATATTTCAAATATACTACCAGTGTTTAATGGTGGAGTATTAAATATAATAAAGGGAGTAAAAGAAACTGTTTTTTCCTATTCCCAGATAGAAATGATTTTATTAATATATCCTTTATTAAATGATAATACAAAAGTTAAAAAATGCGGGTTAATAAGTATTATTTTTATAGCAACAGTTTATACTTTATTTACTATTACAGATATACTTTATTTAGGCATAGATACTAGTCTACGATTTATATGGCCTATAGTTACTATTACTGAAAGCCTAAGGCTTCCAGTAATAAATTCTTTTAGATACATATTTATGTCCCTATGGAGCTTAACTATGTTTAAAACTATATGTAATGGTTATTTTATTGCTGTTCATGAATTAAGTGGATTGAGCAAAAAAATAAATGAAAAAATAATTATATTATTAACCATTCCTTTAATGGTTTTAATATCAATTCTTTATGGCAATATAGTTAATTCGACAAAAATTTTCAGCAAAATAATGCCTATATATGTACTTTTTAATATAATTTTTACTTCTGTAATCACCCTATTTGCTTGGCAAAAAAAAAGAAATACAAATTCACTTCAGAATTTGTAA
- a CDS encoding potassium/proton antiporter: protein MDILLISGVILFLCVISSKVLYKYGVPTLVIFLAMGMIMGSEGLGGIYFDNSQLASKLCNFGLLFIMFSGGFETNWKTAKPVAFASTVLATIGVALTALLVGIFAHYFLGMTFIEGMLLGSIISSTDAASVFSILRSKNLNLKNSLAPMLEMESGSNDPMAYMLTTIFLGLITGNKQNIVILLTTQVLIGVFVGFLVGKVSLWLINNINLDIEGLYSVLAISVALLSYSIANAIMGNGFLAVYITGLVMGNSKLVQKVSLVRYFNGISWLMQILLFFTLGLLVFPSQLLSVALSGTATAAFIIFIARPIAVFFVLTLFKKPTKDKLLVSWVGFRGVASIVFATYPLIAGLSVADEIFNIVFFVALVSVLVQGTFFIPIAKKLDLVAEEETVLKTFNDYEEFATELLEVNIDKNSKMVGKAIEDMNIPRDVLIIMIRRGEKIITPNGSTVIKANDTIVFSAEDKNKLLNIDEKLKLAY, encoded by the coding sequence ATGGATATTTTATTAATTTCTGGTGTGATTTTGTTTCTATGTGTAATTTCAAGCAAAGTTTTATATAAGTACGGTGTTCCAACCCTTGTTATATTTCTTGCAATGGGTATGATCATGGGATCAGAAGGTCTTGGAGGAATTTATTTTGATAATTCTCAGTTAGCTAGTAAGTTATGTAATTTTGGCCTTTTGTTTATAATGTTTTCTGGAGGATTTGAAACAAACTGGAAAACAGCAAAACCTGTGGCTTTTGCATCTACAGTTCTTGCTACTATTGGAGTAGCTCTAACAGCTCTGCTTGTAGGTATTTTTGCTCATTATTTTCTTGGTATGACTTTTATTGAAGGAATGTTGCTTGGTTCAATTATTTCATCTACAGATGCGGCTTCCGTATTTTCTATTTTGCGTTCTAAAAATTTAAATCTGAAAAACAGTTTAGCTCCTATGCTAGAAATGGAAAGTGGTTCAAATGATCCAATGGCATATATGTTAACAACTATTTTTTTAGGTCTTATAACAGGTAATAAGCAGAATATAGTAATACTTCTTACAACACAAGTATTGATAGGAGTTTTTGTTGGTTTTTTAGTAGGAAAAGTATCCTTGTGGTTGATTAACAATATAAATCTTGATATTGAAGGACTTTATTCTGTATTGGCTATTAGTGTTGCTTTATTATCTTATTCCATAGCTAATGCTATTATGGGAAATGGATTTTTAGCAGTTTACATTACAGGTTTAGTTATGGGAAATAGTAAGCTTGTACAAAAGGTAAGCCTAGTTCGTTATTTTAACGGTATATCTTGGCTTATGCAAATTCTACTATTCTTTACTTTAGGATTATTAGTTTTCCCATCTCAATTATTAAGTGTAGCATTAAGTGGAACTGCAACTGCAGCGTTTATTATATTTATAGCACGTCCAATAGCAGTATTTTTTGTATTGACACTGTTTAAGAAACCTACAAAAGATAAGTTACTTGTATCTTGGGTTGGATTCCGTGGTGTAGCATCTATTGTTTTTGCTACCTATCCATTAATAGCTGGACTTTCAGTAGCAGATGAAATATTTAATATAGTATTCTTTGTGGCTTTGGTATCTGTTTTGGTTCAAGGAACATTTTTTATTCCTATAGCTAAGAAACTTGATTTAGTAGCGGAAGAAGAAACTGTACTTAAAACTTTTAATGATTATGAAGAGTTTGCAACAGAATTATTAGAAGTTAATATTGATAAAAATAGTAAAATGGTAGGTAAAGCTATAGAGGATATGAACATTCCAAGAGATGTTTTAATAATTATGATAAGAAGAGGAGAAAAAATTATTACTCCAAATGGATCAACTGTAATTAAAGCAAATGATACAATTGTATTCTCAGCAGAGGATAAAAATAAGTTATTAAATATAGATGAAAAGTTAAAACTTGCATATTAA
- a CDS encoding tetratricopeptide repeat protein, producing the protein MDCINFNKFKSTKENSQRKKYENDSKKLFSNGYYCSDSKEKLKFYNIALKLNPSFVDAYFNRADLYKESKEYYKAIRDYDRVLELDPKDKDCYNNRAIVYYLIKKYDKAIEDLNTLLSIDKHYKNIYFNRGMVFLKIEDYKRAAIEFTKAIHEDLSDSEAYENRAFAYYNLKKYYPSIKDYTSALKLKPEDKNIYLNRGTIYYKIKKYENAISDYTKALNYKEEEPSFYHKVYTNYVNKLDNKIVPFINLK; encoded by the coding sequence ATGGATTGTATAAATTTCAACAAATTTAAATCTACAAAAGAAAACTCACAAAGGAAAAAATATGAAAATGATTCTAAAAAGCTTTTTTCTAATGGATACTATTGTTCAGATTCAAAAGAAAAACTCAAATTTTATAATATAGCACTAAAACTTAATCCCAGTTTTGTAGATGCTTATTTTAATAGAGCTGATTTGTATAAAGAATCAAAAGAATACTATAAGGCTATAAGAGATTATGATAGAGTTTTAGAATTAGATCCTAAGGATAAAGATTGCTACAATAATAGAGCTATTGTATATTATTTAATAAAAAAATATGATAAAGCAATAGAGGATTTAAACACATTACTTTCTATAGATAAACATTATAAAAACATATATTTTAACAGGGGCATGGTTTTTCTAAAAATAGAAGACTATAAAAGAGCAGCTATTGAATTTACAAAAGCTATACATGAAGACTTAAGTGATAGTGAAGCTTATGAAAATAGAGCATTTGCTTATTATAATTTAAAAAAATATTATCCTTCTATAAAAGACTATACATCTGCTCTTAAACTTAAACCTGAAGATAAAAATATTTACTTAAATAGAGGAACTATATATTATAAAATAAAAAAATATGAAAATGCCATATCTGATTATACAAAAGCTTTAAATTATAAAGAAGAAGAACCCTCTTTTTATCATAAAGTTTATACTAATTATGTTAATAAACTTGATAACAAAATTGTACCCTTTATTAATTTAAAATAA